The Longimicrobiales bacterium genome contains a region encoding:
- a CDS encoding RidA family protein, with the protein MTYAHINPEELGAPKGWTNGMLGPKNGRILFVAGQDAAEPNGEVTTDDFVEQFDIVLAKMLTVVREAGGGPEDIGRMTIFVSDLNAYLEARGDIGPAYRAHMGKHYPAMALVEVKRLLDPRAQVEIEGTAVIPDLSV; encoded by the coding sequence GTGACGTACGCGCACATCAATCCGGAAGAGCTTGGAGCCCCCAAGGGGTGGACCAACGGCATGTTGGGCCCGAAGAACGGGCGGATCTTGTTCGTGGCGGGACAGGACGCGGCCGAGCCCAACGGAGAAGTCACCACAGACGACTTCGTGGAGCAGTTTGACATCGTCTTGGCCAAGATGCTGACCGTGGTCCGAGAGGCTGGCGGAGGACCCGAAGACATCGGGCGTATGACCATCTTCGTGTCCGACCTGAATGCGTACCTTGAGGCGCGCGGCGACATTGGACCTGCCTACCGAGCTCACATGGGCAAACACTATCCAGCGATGGCATTGGTGGAAGTCAAACGGCTACTCGATCCGAGAGCCCAAGTGGAAATCGAAGGGACCGCAGTGATCCCCGACCTAAGCGTCTAG
- a CDS encoding SDR family NAD(P)-dependent oxidoreductase yields MSLSGRTAVITGGGRGIGAAAALELARAGVSVALAARNEDQVVETAAGLRKAGYTAFAFRCDVTDPRQVRDLAMSARETMGRVDILVNNAGTATSNSLAKIKLTEWEHIMAVNATGTFLCTQSMMPEMAEQRWGRVVNVASVAGLKGAKYVSAYTAAKHAVVGFTRSIAAEAEGTGVTVNAVCPGYVDTPLTDETIARIMARTGKSRDDALIAILEQSGQPRLIRAEEVAGAILKLCEDSASDTNGEVVILDGKDTP; encoded by the coding sequence ATGAGTTTATCCGGACGGACTGCGGTCATCACCGGCGGGGGACGGGGGATTGGGGCCGCCGCGGCGTTGGAGCTTGCACGTGCAGGGGTGTCGGTCGCCCTCGCCGCTCGGAACGAAGACCAAGTCGTGGAAACCGCCGCTGGGCTGCGTAAGGCCGGCTATACCGCGTTCGCCTTTCGCTGCGATGTAACCGATCCCAGGCAGGTTCGTGACCTCGCCATGTCCGCGCGTGAGACCATGGGTAGGGTCGACATTCTGGTGAACAACGCTGGGACTGCGACGTCGAATTCCCTCGCCAAGATCAAGTTGACCGAGTGGGAGCACATCATGGCGGTGAACGCCACGGGGACCTTCCTGTGCACTCAATCGATGATGCCTGAGATGGCGGAGCAGAGATGGGGCCGGGTGGTCAATGTCGCTTCGGTCGCTGGACTCAAGGGCGCAAAGTACGTCTCGGCTTATACGGCGGCCAAACACGCCGTCGTCGGCTTCACGCGATCGATCGCTGCTGAAGCGGAGGGGACTGGTGTCACCGTGAACGCAGTGTGCCCAGGGTATGTGGACACACCGCTCACAGACGAGACCATCGCCCGAATCATGGCGCGGACCGGGAAGTCGCGAGACGATGCCCTGATCGCGATTCTCGAGCAGTCGGGCCAGCCCCGCTTGATCCGGGCCGAGGAGGTTGCCGGCGCGATCCTAAAGCTCTGCGAAGACTCAGCCAGCGACACCAACGGCGAAGTCGTCATTCTCGATGGAAAGGACACCCCGTGA